From the genome of Papaver somniferum cultivar HN1 chromosome 2, ASM357369v1, whole genome shotgun sequence, one region includes:
- the LOC113349923 gene encoding putative E3 ubiquitin-protein ligase XBAT34 yields the protein MGQTQSKEELLYQQVNYANVEGIKALRNEGAGLEWVDKDGKTPLILACMNPDLITVATTLIELGANVNAYRPGSHAGTPLHHAAKRGLDQIVKLLLSHRANPMVMNDDCQTPLDVARSKGFSNVVRAIESHICLFSGLLRVLYGPGGFLEAFTSQWLSSKIWAVVIPCGSRDYTKPAKLELAIYNTAQDGTPSAVIPLWKAKVEEPKFNQSDPSLVIFDKATKKKYKLASATEGDKQQLQRFLSACRGIPQVIHPQQPNNLIASVPPATAPSSISEDVELAMAINASIQSAMVERPPLLPDTQLSSGGSTSSSLGNVGDNASYNGWGSGGLPAPIPPSKVSSSGWLDKTPEDSYNGWSLVSETGSTSSSNLAENTLPSMVATTQEIPATTSNPSAPPIPEGPQDGPIHYPSIDASPVDISTPTIPEPKTAKVGATNDDDGGSSSCIICFDAPVEGACIPCGHMAGCVSCLNEIKAKNWGCPVCRSKIDQVIRLYSV from the exons ATGGGGCAAACCCAATCCAAAGAAGAATTACTCTATCAGCAAGTTAATTATGCAAATGTTGAAGGGATTAAGGCTCTTAGAAATGAAGGGGCAGGTCTTGAG TGGGTTGATAAAGATGGAAAGACTCCTTTAATTTTGGCATGCATGAATCCTGATCTTATTACTGTGGCTACTACTTTGATAGAACTTGGAGCTAATGTGAATGCTTATCGTCCTG GAAGTCATGCCGGAACTCCTTTACATCACGCCGCAAAGAGAGGTCTTGATCAAATTGTTAAGCTACTCCTTTCTCATCGAG CAAATCCTATGGTGATGAACGATGATTGTCAGACACCTCTTGACGTTGCGAGATCAAAGGGATTTAGCAATGTTGTTCGTGCAATTGag AGCCATATATGCCTTTTTTCTGGATTGCTTCGTGTACTGTATGGCCCAGGCGGCTTTCTTGAAGCATTCACTTCCCAATGGTTATCAAGTAAAAT TTGGGCTGTAGTCATACCTTGTGGTTCCCGTGATTATACTAAACCTGCCAAGTTGGAGCTTGCTATATACAATACTGCACAG GATGGCACGCCTAGTGCAGTAATTCCACTTTGGAAAGCCAAAGTTGAGGAGCCAAAGTTTAACCAGTCGGATCCTTCGTTGGTCATTTTTGACAAAGCCACAA AAAAAAAGTATAAGCTTGCATCTGCAACTGAGGGTGACAAACAACAACTTCAGAGGTTTCTCAGTGCATGCAGAGGGATTCCACAG GTAATACATCCTCAGCAACCAAATAATCTCATTGCTTCAGTTCCTCCAGCAACTGCACCATCGTCTATTTCAGAAGATGTAGAGTTAGCAATGGCAATAAATGCCTCTATTCAGTCTGCTATGGTGGAAAGGCCACCACTTCTTCCTGATACCCAGCTCAGCTCTGGAGGAAGCACCTCAAGCAGCTTGGGTAATGTAGGCGATAATGCAAGTTATAACGGTTGGGGTTCAGGTGGATTACCTGCTCCAATTCCTCCTTCAAAGGTAAGTAGCAGCGGCTGGTTAGATAAAACGCCCGAAGATTCATATAATGGTTGGAGTTTAGTATCTGAAACTGGTTCAACTTCAAGTAGCAATCTAGCAGAAAACACCCTTCCTTCTATGGTCGCCACCACTCAAGAAATTCCTGCAACAACTTCGAATCCATCTGCTCCACCTATCCCAGAAGGTCCACAAGACGGGCCAATACATTACCCATCTATCGATGCCAGTCCAGTTGATATATCCACTCCAACAATCCCTGAGCCCAAAACAGCAAAAGTTGGCGCAACAAATGATGACGATGGTGGATCTTCCTCGTGTATCATATGTTTTGATGCTCCTGTTGAAGGAGCATGTATTCCATGCGGTCACATGGCTGGGTGTGTGTCCTGTTTGAATGAAATCAAAGCCAAGAATTGGGGTTGCCCTGTTTGCCGTTCTAAGATAGACCAGGTGATTAGGCTTTACAGTGTTTGA